In Kocuria turfanensis, a single genomic region encodes these proteins:
- a CDS encoding LacI family DNA-binding transcriptional regulator — translation MIDEDGARAARPQRAPNIRDVARAAGVSHQTVSRVLNGHPNLRDSTRRRVLQAMEELRFRPNRAARALVTSESRIIGALVSSGAEYGPTASLQAVQTAATEAGYVVDTAHIDHADRSSIEAALGRLMDHAVEGLVLLAPQSATLEVIEQLSIRIPFVTVHSLHGTDHRMSVDQLAGARRATRHLLELGHRRVLHVPGPEGWVETDARRQGYREEMAAWGLEPALAAAGEWTAESGYRVGLAVRERRDFTGVVSGNDHIALGLVHAFAEVGLEVPGDISVVGFDDVPESAHFLPPLTTVRQDFPELGRRCVTVLLAELRGDEPVQPGDVVPELVLRRSTAPPPA, via the coding sequence ATGATCGACGAGGACGGCGCGCGTGCCGCGCGCCCTCAGCGCGCCCCCAACATCCGGGACGTGGCACGGGCGGCCGGGGTCTCCCACCAGACGGTCTCCCGGGTGCTCAACGGTCATCCGAACCTGCGGGACTCCACGCGCCGGCGGGTGCTCCAGGCCATGGAGGAGCTGCGCTTCCGGCCCAACCGGGCCGCGCGGGCCCTGGTCACGAGCGAGTCCCGGATCATCGGGGCCCTGGTCTCCTCGGGTGCCGAGTACGGGCCCACGGCGAGCCTGCAGGCGGTCCAGACCGCGGCCACCGAGGCCGGCTACGTGGTGGACACCGCGCACATCGACCACGCGGACCGGTCCTCCATCGAGGCGGCGCTCGGCCGGCTGATGGACCACGCGGTCGAGGGGCTGGTGCTGCTGGCCCCGCAGTCGGCCACCCTGGAGGTGATCGAGCAGCTCTCCATCCGGATCCCCTTCGTCACGGTGCACTCGCTGCACGGCACGGACCACCGGATGTCCGTGGACCAGCTGGCCGGCGCCCGGCGGGCCACCCGGCACCTGCTCGAGCTGGGCCACCGGCGGGTGCTGCACGTGCCCGGCCCGGAGGGCTGGGTCGAGACCGACGCCCGGCGCCAGGGCTACCGCGAGGAGATGGCCGCCTGGGGGCTCGAGCCCGCCCTCGCCGCCGCGGGGGAGTGGACGGCGGAGTCCGGCTACCGCGTGGGCCTGGCCGTGCGGGAGCGCCGGGACTTCACCGGCGTGGTCTCCGGCAACGACCACATCGCGCTCGGGCTGGTGCACGCCTTCGCCGAGGTGGGGTTGGAGGTGCCCGGGGACATCAGCGTGGTCGGCTTCGACGACGTCCCCGAGTCGGCGCACTTCCTGCCGCCGCTGACGACCGTCCGGCAGGACTTCCCCGAGCTCGGCCGCCGCTGCGTGACGGTGCTCCTGGCGGAGCTGCGCGGCGACGAGCCCGTCCAGCCCGGGGACGTGGTGCCCGAGCTCGTGCTGCGCCGCTCCACGGCGCCGCCACCCGCCTGA
- the araB gene encoding ribulokinase yields the protein MSQSSTIPTYVVGVDYGTLSGRAVVVRVHDGAELGSAVHEYRHGVMDTVLAATGAPLPPEWALQVPADYVEVLRQAVPAAVRAAGVDPAAVVGIGTDFTACTMVPVVADGTPLNELPGLADRPHAYVKLWRHHAAQAQADRINELAARRGERWLPRYGGLISSEWEFAKGLQLLEEDPELYHRMDHWVEAADWIVWQLTGSYVRNACSAGYKGILQDGQYPDRDFLAALNPDFAGFAEEKVDHPVGALGAAAGTLSAEAAAWTGLPAGIAVAVGNVDAHVCAPAARATDPGQMVAIMGTSTCHVMSSDTLREVPGMCGVVDGGIIDGLYGYEAGQSGVGDIFGWFTAHFVPGALREEAAARGLSVHELLTEQASREPVGAHGLLALDWQSGNRSVLVDHELSGLLVGLTLATRPHEVYRALLEATAFGTRTIVETFAASGIPVTEFVAAGGLIKNAFLMQIYADVLGMPISVIGSDQGPALGSAIHAAVAAGAYPDVRTAAGAMGRLEHAAYTPDPARTEAYSALYAEYTALHDHFGRGGNDVMRRLKALRRHARSTQEVSA from the coding sequence GTGAGCCAGAGCAGCACCATCCCCACGTACGTCGTCGGCGTCGACTACGGCACCCTCTCCGGGCGCGCCGTGGTCGTGCGGGTGCACGACGGCGCCGAGCTGGGCTCCGCCGTGCACGAGTACCGGCACGGCGTGATGGACACCGTGCTGGCCGCCACCGGCGCGCCCCTGCCGCCCGAGTGGGCCCTGCAGGTGCCCGCCGACTACGTCGAGGTGCTGCGCCAGGCGGTGCCCGCGGCGGTGCGCGCCGCCGGGGTGGACCCCGCCGCCGTGGTGGGCATCGGCACCGACTTCACCGCGTGCACCATGGTCCCCGTGGTGGCCGACGGCACGCCCCTCAACGAGCTGCCCGGGCTGGCGGACCGCCCGCACGCCTACGTGAAGCTGTGGCGACACCACGCCGCCCAGGCCCAGGCCGACCGCATCAACGAGCTCGCCGCCCGGCGGGGGGAGCGCTGGCTGCCCCGCTACGGCGGGCTGATCTCCAGCGAGTGGGAGTTCGCCAAGGGCCTGCAGCTGCTCGAGGAGGACCCGGAGCTCTACCACCGGATGGACCACTGGGTGGAGGCCGCGGACTGGATCGTGTGGCAGCTGACCGGCAGCTACGTGCGCAACGCCTGCTCGGCCGGCTACAAGGGCATCCTGCAGGACGGGCAGTACCCGGACCGGGACTTCCTGGCCGCGCTGAACCCGGACTTCGCCGGCTTCGCCGAGGAGAAGGTCGACCACCCCGTGGGCGCCCTCGGCGCCGCGGCCGGCACGCTCAGCGCCGAGGCGGCCGCGTGGACGGGTCTTCCGGCCGGCATCGCGGTGGCCGTCGGCAACGTCGACGCCCACGTGTGCGCCCCGGCCGCCCGGGCCACCGACCCGGGGCAGATGGTCGCGATCATGGGCACCTCCACCTGCCACGTCATGAGCTCGGACACCCTGCGGGAGGTCCCCGGCATGTGCGGCGTGGTGGACGGCGGGATCATCGACGGGCTCTACGGCTACGAGGCCGGCCAGTCCGGGGTGGGGGACATCTTCGGCTGGTTCACCGCCCACTTCGTGCCCGGCGCCCTGCGCGAGGAGGCCGCCGCCCGCGGGCTCAGCGTGCACGAGCTGCTCACCGAGCAGGCGAGCCGCGAGCCGGTGGGCGCCCACGGGCTCCTGGCCCTGGACTGGCAGTCCGGCAACCGCTCGGTGCTCGTGGACCACGAGCTCTCCGGGCTGCTCGTGGGACTCACCCTCGCCACCCGCCCCCACGAGGTCTACCGGGCGCTGCTGGAGGCCACCGCCTTCGGCACCCGCACCATCGTCGAGACCTTCGCGGCCTCGGGGATCCCCGTCACCGAGTTCGTGGCGGCCGGCGGACTGATCAAGAACGCGTTCCTGATGCAGATCTACGCGGACGTGCTGGGCATGCCCATCTCCGTCATCGGCAGCGACCAGGGCCCCGCCCTCGGCTCCGCGATCCACGCCGCCGTGGCCGCCGGCGCCTATCCCGACGTCCGGACCGCCGCCGGGGCCATGGGCCGGCTGGAGCACGCCGCGTACACCCCGGACCCCGCCCGCACCGAGGCCTACTCGGCGCTCTACGCGGAGTACACCGCGCTGCACGACCACTTCGGCCGCGGCGGCAACGACGTCATGCGCCGGCTCAAGGCGCTGCGCCGCCACGCACGATCCACCCAGGAGGTCTCCGCATGA
- a CDS encoding L-ribulose-5-phosphate 4-epimerase: protein MNTLTPELEERVARTRQEVADLHAELVRYGLVVWTAGNVSGRVPGTDLFVIKPSGVSYDELGPENQILCDLDGRPVSGTPGAERSPSSDTAAHAYVYRHMPEVGGVVHTHSPYATAWAARGEPVPCVLTAMADEFGGEIPVGPFAIIGDDSIGRGIVETLSGHRSRAVLMRNHGPFTIGKDARDAVKAAAMLEDVARTVHLSRQLGEPLPIDPSHVDSLFDRYQNVYGQQPATTPSTPGAHSLEPSQHHS from the coding sequence ATGAACACCCTGACGCCCGAGCTCGAGGAGCGCGTGGCCCGGACCCGGCAGGAGGTCGCCGACCTGCACGCCGAACTGGTGCGCTACGGCCTCGTGGTGTGGACCGCCGGCAACGTGTCCGGGCGGGTCCCCGGCACCGACCTGTTCGTCATCAAGCCCAGCGGCGTGAGCTACGACGAGCTCGGTCCCGAGAACCAGATCCTCTGCGACCTCGACGGCCGCCCCGTGTCCGGCACCCCGGGCGCGGAGCGCTCGCCCTCCAGCGACACCGCCGCCCACGCCTACGTGTACCGGCACATGCCCGAGGTCGGGGGAGTGGTGCACACCCACTCGCCCTACGCCACGGCGTGGGCCGCCCGCGGCGAGCCCGTCCCCTGCGTCCTCACGGCCATGGCGGACGAGTTCGGCGGGGAGATCCCCGTGGGGCCCTTCGCGATCATCGGCGACGACTCGATCGGGCGCGGCATCGTGGAGACCCTCTCCGGGCACCGCTCCCGCGCGGTGCTGATGCGCAACCACGGCCCCTTCACGATCGGCAAGGACGCCCGCGACGCCGTCAAGGCCGCCGCCATGCTCGAGGACGTCGCGCGCACCGTGCACCTGTCCCGCCAGCTGGGCGAGCCGCTGCCCATCGACCCCAGCCACGTCGACTCCCTGTTCGACCGGTACCAGAACGTCTACGGCCAGCAGCCCGCCACCACCCCCTCGACCCCAGGAGCGCACTCCCTTGAGCCCTCTCAGCACCACTCTTGA
- the araA gene encoding L-arabinose isomerase produces the protein MSPLSTTLEPYEVWFLTGSQDLYGEETLRQVAEQSRAIVGMLDDAGLPVRVVWKPTLKDAASIRRTALEANAEDHVIGVIAWMHTFSPAKMWITGLDTLRKPLLHLHTQINVELPWGEIDFDFMNLNQAAHGDREFGYIQTRLDVPRKTVVGHASNPEVTGQIAAWQRACAGRAAVQGLRIARFGDNMRNVAVTEGDKTEAELRFGVSVNTWGVNDLVAVVDAQAEDRVDELVAEYEELYDVAPELRRGGERHESLRCGARQELGLLQFLEEGGFGAFTTNFEDLGGLRQLPGLAVQRLMARGYGFGAEGDWKTALLVRAAKVMGAGLPGGASLMEDYTYHLVPGEEKILGAHMLEICPTLTTARPSLEVHPLGIGGKEDPVRLVFDTDAGPGVVVAMSDMRDRFRLTANTVDVVPPDAPLPHLPVARAVWRPQPDLATSAAAWLTAGAAHHTVLSTAVGADVIRDFAEITGTELLLIDDSTTLREFQREVRWNAAYYRLAQTL, from the coding sequence TTGAGCCCTCTCAGCACCACTCTTGAGCCCTACGAGGTCTGGTTCCTCACCGGCAGCCAGGACCTCTACGGCGAGGAGACGCTCCGCCAGGTGGCCGAGCAGTCCCGCGCGATCGTCGGGATGCTCGACGACGCCGGACTGCCGGTCCGCGTGGTGTGGAAGCCCACCCTCAAGGACGCCGCCTCCATCCGCCGCACCGCGCTGGAGGCCAACGCCGAGGACCACGTGATCGGCGTGATCGCGTGGATGCACACCTTCAGCCCCGCCAAGATGTGGATCACCGGCCTGGACACGCTGCGCAAGCCGCTGCTGCACCTGCACACCCAGATCAACGTCGAGCTGCCCTGGGGCGAGATCGACTTCGACTTCATGAACCTCAACCAGGCCGCGCACGGGGACCGGGAGTTCGGCTACATCCAGACCCGGCTCGACGTCCCGCGCAAGACCGTGGTGGGCCACGCCTCCAACCCCGAGGTCACCGGCCAGATCGCCGCCTGGCAGCGCGCCTGCGCCGGCCGGGCCGCGGTCCAGGGGCTGCGGATCGCCCGCTTCGGGGACAACATGCGCAACGTCGCCGTGACCGAGGGCGACAAGACGGAGGCCGAGCTGCGGTTCGGGGTCTCGGTGAACACCTGGGGGGTCAACGACCTCGTGGCCGTGGTGGACGCCCAGGCCGAGGACCGCGTGGACGAGCTCGTCGCCGAGTACGAGGAGCTCTACGACGTGGCCCCCGAGCTGCGCCGCGGCGGCGAGCGCCACGAGTCCCTGCGCTGCGGGGCCCGGCAGGAGCTGGGGCTGCTCCAGTTCCTCGAGGAGGGCGGCTTCGGCGCCTTCACCACGAACTTCGAGGACCTCGGCGGGCTGCGCCAGCTGCCGGGCCTGGCCGTGCAGCGGCTCATGGCCCGCGGCTACGGCTTCGGCGCGGAGGGCGACTGGAAGACGGCGCTGCTGGTGCGGGCCGCGAAGGTGATGGGCGCCGGGCTGCCCGGGGGCGCCTCCCTGATGGAGGACTACACCTACCACCTGGTCCCCGGCGAGGAGAAGATCCTCGGCGCCCACATGCTGGAGATCTGCCCGACCCTCACCACGGCGCGGCCCTCCCTCGAGGTGCACCCGCTGGGCATCGGCGGCAAGGAGGACCCGGTGCGCCTGGTGTTCGACACCGACGCCGGCCCGGGCGTGGTCGTGGCGATGTCCGACATGCGCGACCGGTTCCGGCTCACGGCCAACACCGTCGACGTCGTGCCCCCGGACGCCCCGCTGCCGCACCTGCCGGTGGCCCGGGCGGTGTGGCGCCCGCAGCCGGACCTGGCGACCTCGGCCGCGGCCTGGCTCACCGCCGGGGCCGCCCACCACACGGTGCTCAGCACCGCCGTGGGCGCGGACGTGATCCGCGACTTCGCGGAGATCACCGGCACCGAGCTGCTGCTCATCGACGACTCCACCACCCTGCGCGAGTTCCAGCGCGAGGTGCGCTGGAACGCCGCGTACTACCGCCTCGCC